Below is a window of Drosophila nasuta strain 15112-1781.00 chromosome X, ASM2355853v1, whole genome shotgun sequence DNA.
GAACAGAGATTATAAGTGTAAGAATCAAGCCGAACACCTTTGCAGCCAGTGCTTTAGAAATACGTTAGTGTTCATATAAATCTATCTTTCTAACTTTTTGAAATAACTAAAAAGTGCAagaaattgaatgaaatttttgaaGGAGTTGACGTTACTCACAGAAATATGAAGCTAAGGTAAAAAGAGCTTAGtccatatattttttgtagcaGCTGTTGCTTAGTTAACCTTTTCAAACCCTTATAATAGAAGGGTAGAAatgtattataactttttgccCGCTGAAAAGCAGAAGGAATCACTTCCGATCCCAGAAAGTATATTTAAGCTTGATTAGTGTCAACAGTAGAGACTActataataactacagtatttatagAACTGCCTTGATATCACACAAAAGATATCCGTAGAAGTaattcaagaaatacttttgtaggAAAAAAATGCCTGCTGCAATTGGGTTTTAGTTtgtttggttgacaatctaaTATGTTTAGTACTTTATGGTATGTTTTTAATGTTGTACAATGGGTATATCgactttggcatatttttctatatatatgtatttatatattttgtacgaagtaatatataaatttaccatatataacatttggtatattttggtaattccagtatattttcggtatattttgggaaTAATATCGCACTGGTATGCTAAAGTTTATATGTAGAATTAAATCAAACGTCATATATTGCTTTCggtacattttagtatgtgtgtggtatattaatttggtatatttcacgAATGATATCACACtataccatatatgtatatacggAGACCAGGTATATCTTAGTAATTTTCTAGtgtaattttggtatattttaaaaataataccgcaccgTTTTGCTATAGTTTGTGTGTATCACTAAATCAATTcgtaaaatattgattttcggtatatttcacgaataatactttattttgaataaagtactacatcaatataccatatatatacggaaggtataggtataggtgtatttgagtatttttgtggtatattttcgatatatttcaagaataataccgaaattttatgcttttgttCATGgctaacgggtatctcacagtcgagcagactcaactctagctttctttcttgtttttttgttgttgtcgtcagtTTCGATTACCGTCGCATCGATTTGTAATCGGATCACTTCCTGCACATTGTTCCGCAAGTTGTCTCAAGTTGCCCGATCAAACAAACTTAGTAACATAACTAACTCTCCCCCTcacgtttgtgtgtgtgctttgcaGAAAATCGATCCGTTGACACGCATACAGGAGGAGATCAAGGAAGTGGTGCGACGCGAGGAGGAATACCGCCAGCTGGTAGCCAGCTCCAATGGGACGCCGCCGGTCATCGAGGCCAACTACAAGCTGAATGGCAATGTCGAGGCTGAGCCTGTTGGACAGCAAGAGGAACTGCTTGAGTCGGAGCACGATcaggatcgggatcgggatCAGGGAGTCCTGGTGACTGCGCAGCCAGCGGCTGCAACGTTGCTGGTGCCCATCGAGGAGCAATCGCCCTCGAACACGCCCTCGCTGGCATCGAGTgtgaacagcaacagccacaaggAGGAATCCCTCGATGAGCATCACTCCGATGATTCCGGCATTTCGGCCTCATCGCAGAAGACGGCGACCGCGAATGGCGGAGCGGGTGGAAAGCAGCCGCTGAAGCTGACGATTGTGGGCAGACAGGAGCAGCGTTACATTGGACCCAATTGCTACAATTTGACGCCAGAGCCGCCGCAGCAGAAGCTGATGACGCGAACGATTTCGACGCCGCAGTTGcatggacagcagcagcagaagcgtCAGTTTGCCTTCAACTCGGCCACGAAGGGAGTCATGCAGCGTTTCATTGCCTCCCATGGCAAACTGCAGTTGGGTTCTGTCACGCCCCCCGCCTCTACACCGCTTATTCTCTCGCCCCagaacggaaacggaaacaacagcaataacagcaacaacaacaatcaaactCTCAAGCTGAATGCACGTAATGCGATGGCTTTCCTCGATTCGGGAAATCCTGGCTTGCCGCTGctcaacggcaacagcaacaacaacactattaacatcaacaacagcaacaacacgcTGTCGCAGGGCGCCATCGAGCGGGACTCCGAGGGACGTCCGCTGAGACGCGGATATGTTCCCGTCGAGCAAAAGATTCAGCGCGAGCTGCAGGACCTCAAATCCCGCGAGACCGAACTGAAGCGTCTGCGCAAGCTCAACCGCCAGCACATGCTCGACAAGCTGTAAGACTCTTCTTATTGTGTGTGAAATTCCTTTACCTGATTATCTTCTCCCTTGCAGTCAGTTGAGCACAGACGACGAAGCCGATGcggatgatgacgacgattcGGAGGTGGAACATTGTTATGGTCCCGGTAAATTGCGCAATGCACAGTCCACAGTGGAACTGGACAGAGAGAGGTAAGTTGATAGCAGCATTTCAAAGACTATTTTCCTAACTCCTAACTCAACTTCTTCTACCGCAGCAACGATGTGGAGCTCCTGGGCCACAAGACGTCCGGTAATCGCAGCCTCAACGTTGCCgccaatggcaacggcaatgcTCTGACCACAAACGGTTCCAGTTCTGGCTTGCGTCCGGCCATGTCGCTGGCGGAGTTGTGTGACCTGACGCCGGAGGAGGCGCCATCGTCGCATCGCCTGATCGCACAGTGGGAGAGCCTCATCAAGAAGAATGCCGAGGGCATTGAGGCGGCCATCTAAATGCACCTGCGGCGCTCCGACCGAAAAGCAcaccaaattattattattgtaatgtTGTCCCAAGCACGAAAAGAAAACCACAACTCGCCTCCCTTACACACGATGCAATTCCCTCGCCCCCGCCCTGAAATTGATggtttttttagtattttttttttctttgttgtggTCGCGATTTACTTTTAAAAGGTCCATGTACTTAATTGATGTCCTCTAATTTATGCATTGCTTATGTTATACGCAAACCCCGATTTGATCTATTGTACATAATTCTTCGTGTTGTTTCCgactatataatttatttaaaaacgaaattgattaaatcaaaaacaacaacaattacccCTACGACGTGACGTGCATGATGAGTACCTTAACATATATAAGCCACAATGTATAGCAGTACGTCTCTAtctgtatgtatatgtaatacCATAATATGTATCTACTACACGATAtgcgatatatatatatatcaatactATGCGAAAAAcgatttaataaaatatattaatgtataCCGTTAAAATCAAGAAATCTAATTTGAGAAAGCTGGTTCAACATTTTGCAGCATTAAAACTTATAAACTTCTGCAAACTTTTGGGCTGCGTCATTAAAGCAGCGCAGTTTGTCAGTAAAAaaagcattgcatacttttacaGCCACCTTGGAATTGCTAGAAACTGCAATTCTCAAAAATCATGGCATACTTTAGGGGGCACTCAGAATGCCAAAAATTgaacagaaaacaaagaaGTCCTTGATATCTCAGAAACTACAAGGACGATttggatgtcctttggcatgTCGATAGTCCTTTCCAAAAGCCGTTGATTGACACTAGTTTCAAGCGGATCCTGCAAAGAATATTCGAGTTATCGACAAatttatgtatacaaaaaatcaCTATTATCTCCGCTCCTGTAAGGACTTTCGTCCTTTTTCCAATTGATTCGTTAATTTCGTGTCAAGACCTACCCacgtgccaaaggacatcatCCTAGTCCTTCAAATGGCTGAGTTATAGCGGATTTTCGGACTCTTAGTCAATTTTTCTATGCCTCCCCCTTGAAAAATTTGAGATGCCTTTTTTGCGAAAATttctgttgcatacttttaggttCGTCATTTCATATGAGcacaaatatagaaaaatgcTCATAACTCCGTCGTATCCTGCCGCAGGATGTCGGGACATGTCTCGTTCGAATCGCAAGGACGAATTCTATCgatcagcatcaacaaaatatggGATCATCCAAGAAGCCAACACTTGTAAAATTTAGCTGCGAAGGCCGAAGGAAACAAgcgaaaaacacaaaatccAGGATAACTCGGACACGGTAAGGACGATTCAAATGTCCTTTGGTCTGCTGATAGGTCTACCCATTAGTCATCGTTTGACACAGGACTCGCCAGAATACGCAAGGATACGGCCGAGTTATCGCCAATTTTAGCTGAAGAaaattttcacattatttCCGCTCCTGtaaggacattcgtcctttttgttttgcatttcgaCTGATCTCGATTAGTAGTGTCTatgtgccaaaggacatccttGTCGTCCTTCAAATGACCGAGATAAGAAAGATTTTGTgaatttttagcaatttttgcATGCCCccttaaaaaaatgttgaaaaatctgGCGAACAATTTTTGATGGAATACTGAAAATCCTTGGGTGGCATTTGATAGTCCTGTGGCCTGTGAGTACAAAAAAGCATGTCCTTTTAAAATCGGACAGAATATGGCGGAAATATAgcataaaaaagaatatcCTTGTTACATCATTTGTCATATTTTGGTCGTATCCTGGCGTAGGATTCTATCGATCGGTATTCACATAcacaataaaacacaaaatacaattttatttatatttttttttgcaagtttttatttgtttgttttatatttttattaaatacatttcgttcatttgttgttgttgtttttttggtttcatattaaatttgtatgcatttgttgctgttcatTGTTTTCATCTctcattaatataatttataattattttgtctggttttgttggtgttgttgttgttgttcttcggTTTGTTTAGTTAAGATACGTagatacacaaacacatgtgATGtttatctatgtgtgtgtgtgtgtctgtgtttgcataaaaaaataagaatgtCTCAAAGAGTGTTCTCTAAATCGAAGAAATCTCGAATATAGATTGTAAGAATTACGGAAGCGAGCGATTGCCCGACTCTACAAATCGAAGAAATCTCGAATATAGATTGTAAGAATTACGGAAGCGAGCGATTGCCCGACTCTACACACTAATCGACTATATAGTAGATATATAGATACCGAGTAGATAGTATTTCGTGAGtaatgcatgtgtgtgagtgtttttcAACTATTGTTCTCCTTCTtgggttcttcttctttattgCTACTGATGGAAGCCTCAAAAATTGTTGCTATACTTCTTCTGGTTGGGAGCGGAGGAGGAAGGAtgtaaattttcaattttcgttCTTTTCTATGTTGCTCCCTTCTTCTTTTCATgactgttctgttctgttctttctgttattatgtattatgGAAATCTTATGCTTAGAATTGTATTGCAAATCGAAATCATAtttgttattacattttaaatatatgtatataatataattcaagTATGTACAAAAGCATTCTCTCCTTTAGTTAATTTCTGTCTCATTCTTCTCTGCTCTTTTCTATTGGTATCGTATCGTGTGGCTAGACAAATGTTGCACAACTTAAAGCTACAAAATTGTTGGAGAAATCAACTCGCAAAGAAGGTCAAGTCATGCTATTGCACAAAGATTAGAAATTAGGCAACAATGTAAATGTGAAATTAGGCAACAATGTATGTACGTAAATGTAAGAATGTAAAAATCATGCAAAAAACTGCTAATTACATCAACTAATCAACTAATAAACATagtaatcataataatactTAAGTACTTTGGCACAGATAAAACATAACCTCATTTAAATaagaatgaaaatatatatatgtatagtaatTGTATATTGCACATAATATCATCCGATCAACtgaacaaaaatactttatctTCTCTTGCAATTCTTTCTTGTTTCTCTTTTGTCTCTCgtttgttttcacttttgttttttactgGAACCAAAAAACCATTGACTGCTCTTTAATATTGtgtctgtatatatatatatatatttaaatagtaagaatatatatatgtgagtGTATATATCATACTAAATATGTTTAGCTTTACCATATATACTCTGCAATCTCATTcgaattcgattttttttttagatttttatgttttttttttgttttttttggtaatattAGAAACTAACACTTAAAACCGAGCTTTCATATGCGTTGCTATATCCTTTGCCGtacgttatcgttatcgttatcgaaaAACTACATATCGATTAACCGAAACTACTCATATCCAATAATCAAAAGCGCTTTGAGCGTTCTACTTTTGCATGCCTGGCCTAAAActaggaaaaaaaaagatattatTCCACATCTCGCCTGCTCCTACAACTTATGCCTCAtatatgtctatatatatatatatgtatatatataaatatgtgtgtgtatatgtatataagatagatgtatctatatatatatatattcatatatatatatatatgtatttagttTGGAACATAAAATTAATCAACAAATTTGCTTAGAGTTGCATCCGCTAAAAACATTCCGACAAAAGCGCAAATCTAAACATTATTACTATTAATCGTTTTGTAATATCGTGTAAACGTGCCTTAGATGCCCGAAAGTGTAAACGGGGCTttaagtgagtgtgtgtaagttTGTGATTGATGtatgagtttgtgtgtgtgtgtgtgctacgTAGTATTCTTAGACTTTGTAAGTACATATTTAAGTGATATTGCTAGATTCGAGATGATCGTTAAGTGTTAGTTTTTCGTGTCATTTATCGTGTACTACGTTATCGTTATAGTGTAAACATGTCAAATCATATATCATATCAACTGATTCAAGTGCTCTTCCTATATGTTTATGGATCTCGTATAGCTTAATAACGTGTTATCGTATCGTATGCATGTATATCAATCATTATGTATCATGTATTCTATGTTCTTTTCTTCTATGTGGTATTGTCTGCAAGTGCTACGTACTTCTTTAACTCTAAACTACATAGTTCGtttctctgtgtctgtgtgtgtgtgtgtgtttgtttggtGTCTGTGTTGCAAACAGAAATTAGTTCGAGTTTTGAGTTCGAGTTGAAACAGTTTAGTTAAGACTAAGAGCATATAACTAGTGCATAGAcgtactaaatatatattgtattatacgAGTATAATTAGTATAAGTACTCTTCTTCTTCcccatcttcttcttctttcctTGACTTTGTTTATATGCTATTCAATATGTATTGTGGAATTCTGTTCTTACTCTTCTCCGACTGTTAAAGCCGCTGCCTACAGCAGCTGCGCTATAACCGGCTCTATCAGACACATGTGCTCCGCTCCACGCACCGGCAATCGATTCAGACAAAAGTGTCTTATCATATCGGGAACTGTCTCGAATGGTCGACTGAACTGTCCCAGGATATATTGACCCGATTCGTTGCGCTGGATCCGCATGTGCATAAAACCCTTGGCACCCCTGGAAGAGAGAAAGGTTTATTAGATTGACAGTAAAAATGCTGTCtctgcagtattattcttaaaatatactaaactttCCTACAGttggtattttggtattaGGTTATCAGTATAGCAAaattaatcaacaaaaaatacttaaatatactaaagctTACATTAGCTTATcagtataacaaatatactaaaaccatatgccaaaaaatactaaaatataccaaagcttTTATTTGGTtatcaatataacaaatacagCCGCTGGcgtactttagtattttttaatataccaaaatctttagttagtatattaatatacgaTTATGttatcaatataataaatatactaaatataccaaacccTATATTTGGTTATCAATATAGGAAATATAGAagttggcatattttagtatatctAGCATACCGaatattgatttgtttatattaagGGTAATGCTATTACATTCTAAATATTCTTAACTACCAAACAAATAGATTAGGATCCGACAGCTGCAGAATTGtggctctatcttttataggCTCTAAGATCATACGGATAGACAGACATTTGAATagacatattaaaaaaatttcagCCTGTAAATAACTCTTTAGCCTATAAAGAGTAGAGgatatacaaattgtaattcCTTAATTGCTAAAATAAGACAAATTATTGACAGCTTAACCAATTAGGAATTTTGAAttccaaattaaaaaattagaaatttggaattgtaaattaacaaattataaatttggagttgcaaattaacaaattagaaatttggaaatgcaaatttgttaaGCTTATGTTCACAGAGATCATATAGTATGTCTTATTGTTAAGTAACTTAAATTAGATTCAATCTACTCAGTTCTGGTTCAGCTCTAAAGCTTTCTTAAGACTAACTACTTAGGTACAGCTGTGGCTTTTGCTATCGGAATATTCTTAGCTGTTAGCTCATATCAAACTCGATACTCTTGTTGTCGGTGACATACTTGAGTGAAAGGGAATAGTCCTGCTTGGTGGATTCACAGTTGCGCACTAGAAACGATCCCTCTGCCAGCGGACGCAGCGTTGTCTCCGCCTCGATGCGTGTGATGGCGCCATGATACCAGCTAAGAATAAGGAAACAAGTAACAAAGTTTAGTTGTGTACACAATGGTAAAAAATTGAGGACTTACCCCTGACGTTCGAGTGGAATGGTCACATCGATGAGATCGACAGCGGTGACGTAACCCTGGCACAGATTCATGTTCATGTTGAGCTCCTTGTGGCTGCTCAGACCCCGCAGATCGAGGCTGCCAAACTGTTTGCTCGCCTGTCGCGGTTCATTCAGATTCAGTGTGAGATTCTGTCGGAATAGCGCAGTATCTAAACAGAGGGAGAGGGTGACTTAGTATGGAATGGATTAACTTGCAATTTCCTCTCTACTCACCCAATTTGCTTGCCAACTTCTGTTCGTCGCGCATCGAATGGCTGGAGGAGGCTTGGGAGATGCCACTCGACTCGGTGCTGTGCATCAGCAGATTGTTGATCTCCGCCTGATTGGCGCGCAGTCGTCGTCGCAACTTTGGCATATCGAAGGGTAAATCTCCGAGGTCCACCGAAGTGGCGCTACCCGAGGTGCAGGCCGCCTCCTGTTGCAGCGTCTTGCGGCGTCGCAACTTCGGCATATCGAAAGGCAAATCACGCAACTCCTGCGGCAATGCTGTGGCACCTCCGCCAACCACATTGCCacctgttgcagcagcagcaacgccagCACTTGCCTCCGACTGTGGCAGACTGCTGTTGCCTTGTAGCTGCAGCTTGGGGAGCGTCAGACGCTGCAGTCCCTGCAGCTGCGGAGGTTTCCCATCCTCTCGTGAATGCAGTGAGATGCCGCTGTCTGAACCGAGTAGCTCATCCGCCAACTGAAGCAGCGCCTTGTTAGGCGCCGTCGTCGACGTCTGTTTTCCGCTACGCTGCTTGCTCAGCATCGGCACAGCGAGCGAGACTTCGGTGCTTGGCTTTATCCCTGACTCctcagctgctgctccagaGGCTGTTGCCGGTGGCGGCTGCTGCGATTGTTCCGAGACACTGGCCGAGGCCGGTTCCTGCGAGGACTTGTCCGAGATGGGGCTGAGAATGTGCAGCTTCGAGTGAAGCAGCACGGGAGGTGCACGCAACGGATAAGCGACACTTGAGCTGGCGCTTCCGCTGCCGCTCTCCGAACTATGCGAGCTAAGGGAGCTAGAGTGTCGGGACTCGGAGCTGGAGGTGCTGCGATTACCCTCGCTGGTGCTGGACCGCAGGGACTCCATGCTCCCGCCGCTGCTCGAGGTGGCGATGCTCTCCGTTGAGCTGTAGTTGTGTCCACTCGCATGTCGGGACGTTCTTCGGGCCACGCCGtgtggcagctgttgctgctgcgattgctgatgctgctgctggtgatgcgagtgatgatgctgatgacgCTGCGGTTGTGCGCTGCGTCGCAGCTCCAAGACACGTCCCGACTCCAGCACAAAGCTGCGCGGACGTCGCGCGGCAGCTGCGACAGCGGATgctgaagccgaagccgagGCTGAGGCCGAGGCCGAGACGGAGGCGGAGTTCGAGTTGGTTGAGGGCGGATTCACATAGGCGCTGTCGGTGAgactgttgtcgttgctgctggcgcagtgcagctgcaactgttgctgctgtcgcagCGATTGCAGCGGCAGCCGGAGGTCCCGCAATCGCGGATGCGCTGGCTGCGCCGCTGGCAAATTGGGCGCACTCTTGATGCTGTTCATGTAGCGTTCGTGTTTGCCGGGGAACTTGATCGGCAGCGGTGCCGTCGAGGGGGGCGACGGCGTGTAGCCACGTGCCGGCAACTGTTGCGTCGACACCGCAGCAACACTAgtcgattgctgctgctgttgttgctgctgttgattctGATTCTGCTGATCCACTTGGCTGAGCTGCAGTTGACTGAGTTCCGCTTGAACCTGGAGCACCTGTTGCCCTCCGTCGGGAGATTCCTGCGTTTgggtttgctgctgttgctcctgcaGCGCCTGGTTCTTGCTGTTCTTGGCCCGCTTGCACTCGAGTCGCGACTTTGACTTGCTCAGGCTGCTGCTCGAGAGCTGCtcgttgttgccattgctcagctgcagcagcaccgAGTGATTGGTGATGCGATCGACCTCATCGAGATCGTCATCGGACTTGGCAATCTTGCAATCGAATGCCGTCTCATAGATTTGCCGTCGGCGACTTGCCATATTGTCCGAATCGTGCTCCTCGTCTCCTTCGCcttcctcttcttcctcctcGTTGTCGTCTTCCTCCTCGAGACTCTGCTTCGTCTGCTCCTCCTTCGCTCTCTCCTCCTCTCGTTGTGCGTTTACAACACCTACTTTGGGgtgctttggctttgtttttggctttgaaTGCGATTTAGAATTGGAATTGTGAGTTgatttcgttgtcgttgttgctgttggcggCGCACACTCGTCGCACTCGTGCACGCCATGCGGATGCACATAGAAGATGCTGCGCGGCCGAAAGTATTCCTCGAGCTCGTCGAGCTCATCGCCCAGTCCGCCGCCGCCAACggagctgctgttgttgcctggcGTCGGGATGCAGGCTCCGCACACGGCTGCTGGGCCCAGCAGGCGGTGCGGCGGCATCGACCCCGCCTGCTCCCGCTCCCGATCCCTATTCCGATCTCCTCCTactcctattcctattcctattcccgGGTCGCTTCCTATGCCCGGTGGTGGACAGCACTTGAGCAATTCGCCCTCTCCGGCGTCGCAATGCTGCAACTGAAGTTGCAACTCTCCGCTGCTAATGGGCAACTGCTGATGTCGCGGTTGAACGTTGCACGTCTTGCGCACTAAGGCCAAGGCACGGGCATGCCACTCGCGTCGCTTGAGGCACTCGCTGCAGTCCGATTCCTCCGAGGTGCTGGTGCTCGGTGTCTCGCAGCGTATGATCCTCACGCCCTCCTCGGTGAA
It encodes the following:
- the LOC132797258 gene encoding uncharacterized protein LOC132797258 isoform X2 — encoded protein: MFCRRCWIDFTAGEDYVVCSGPCAWPYHATCANLPRDLARELRRCHSQEEEDGIPSQLLLAGNFASSSSAAASASGVEWYCRNCRQLYRLQLYFEIAICDDYSLPVDFVKKRPSSFDPCLAEAIPTNPEHWIAPSPQTEFLPFNEAQQATLQQQQSTAAAAAAVPPPPAPLSTLPSQAASAAAASTSSNNNNNPSNCNNSNQQQQQQQQQQLQHVHNNNTLPAAPQQHQQQQQRATLQHPPLPNSNIKQASVKLIEGYSDPKDTRQHKKVYHKKAKRRSAPPHKRQQHHQQQQQQQLQTLPTPRGHQQQQLQQQQQQQQQHLQHRHSTYNNNNGNHKKDKRSSHYNSDSSAPKSSDEEADIDEEVERIPPPPLPPPPATATGAGTGAGASGSGAAALLNSPDSISDDLVRPLPPQLQRSPRKLTVAQAEHSKRQPSPYYYSDLLKSRDKDEDKDKQEKQQQQLQQQQQTLEREAKQKCRQSTASEPPHQTQTLLGGYRKSSSLDAPQQREEEHDANDDDDEEEDEDDDDDEEDENPHEQQPDQDLDHEHDQEQSTPKRYSFTEEGVRIIRCETPSTSTSEESDCSECLKRREWHARALALVRKTCNVQPRHQQLPISSGELQLQLQHCDAGEGELLKCCPPPGIGSDPGIGIGIGVGGDRNRDREREQAGSMPPHRLLGPAAVCGACIPTPGNNSSSVGGGGLGDELDELEEYFRPRSIFYVHPHGVHECDECAPPTATTTTKSTHNSNSKSHSKPKTKPKHPKVGVVNAQREEERAKEEQTKQSLEEEDDNEEEEEEGEGDEEHDSDNMASRRRQIYETAFDCKIAKSDDDLDEVDRITNHSVLLQLSNGNNEQLSSSSLSKSKSRLECKRAKNSKNQALQEQQQQTQTQESPDGGQQVLQVQAELSQLQLSQVDQQNQNQQQQQQQQQSTSVAAVSTQQLPARGYTPSPPSTAPLPIKFPGKHERYMNSIKSAPNLPAAQPAHPRLRDLRLPLQSLRQQQQLQLHCASSNDNSLTDSAYVNPPSTNSNSASVSASASASASASASAVAAAARRPRSFVLESGRVLELRRSAQPQRHQHHHSHHQQQHQQSQQQQLPHGVARRTSRHASGHNYSSTESIATSSSGGSMESLRSSTSEGNRSTSSSESRHSSSLSSHSSESGSGSASSSVAYPLRAPPVLLHSKLHILSPISDKSSQEPASASVSEQSQQPPPATASGAAAEESGIKPSTEVSLAVPMLSKQRSGKQTSTTAPNKALLQLADELLGSDSGISLHSREDGKPPQLQGLQRLTLPKLQLQGNSSLPQSEASAGVAAAATGGNVVGGGATALPQELRDLPFDMPKLRRRKTLQQEAACTSGSATSVDLGDLPFDMPKLRRRLRANQAEINNLLMHSTESSGISQASSSHSMRDEQKLASKLDTALFRQNLTLNLNEPRQASKQFGSLDLRGLSSHKELNMNMNLCQGYVTAVDLIDVTIPLERQGWYHGAITRIEAETTLRPLAEGSFLVRNCESTKQDYSLSLKGAKGFMHMRIQRNESGQYILGQFSRPFETVPDMIRHFCLNRLPVRGAEHMCLIEPVIAQLL